Proteins co-encoded in one Girardinichthys multiradiatus isolate DD_20200921_A chromosome 11, DD_fGirMul_XY1, whole genome shotgun sequence genomic window:
- the map6a gene encoding microtubule-associated protein 6 isoform X2 → MAWPCISRACCMARFWSQLDKADIAVPLVFTKYTDVSEMQHIQLQPPLHPPQARVAIETQPLRAETRTAKTTRGPRRCVSEERVCSSVMREDFKHWKVRPEPSCKPKNRYQEPETPFNSETQYQKDFKPWPIPKRYDHPWIPKPPPGEDQRPRHVKKHVALDAECGVEKGAIADKVQEKDLLQGKERKKRSSKQEGETKVVLKVEGEGRGRAEVDALNRQIKEEITAGSSYKTEFKEYKDVKPVKMIRAKSQYLPPDEKTSLETSYSANFKGQAPVQATDNKAQERRRIRSLYSEPYIDPSKQVGRYSVPRSKPKKSGAPAAGQGKPVRKAKDKQSATLKGFKKTTSENQPENRPAVGDKEKNHYSNGWAEASSFLSPPFDATHLPHSARLHLQVAMATWLPSQPMDDSCCMGPFTSTSEGLALIS, encoded by the exons ATGGCGTGGCCGTGCATCAGCAGGGCGTGCTGCATGGCCCGCTTCTGGAGCCAGCTGGACAAGGCGGACATTGCAGTGCCTTTGGTCTTCACCAAGTACACGGACGTTTCGGAAATGCAGCACATCCAGCTGCAGCCGCCGCTCCATCCTCCCCAGGCCCGGGTCGCCATAGAAACGCAGCCGTTGCGTGCGGAAACCCGCACCGCGAAAACGACGCGCGGGCCGCGCAGGTGCGTCTCAGAGGAGCGCGTGTGCAGCTCGGTCATGCGCGAGGACTTCAAGCACTGGAAGGTGCGACCGGAACCGAGCTGCAAACCCAAGAACCGGTACCAGGAGCCGGAGACGCCGTTCAACAGCGAGACCCAGTACCAGAAGGACTTCAAGCCCTGGCCCATCCCGAAAAGGTACGACCACCCCTGGATACCCAAACCCCCACCGGGCGAGGACCAACGACCCAGGCACGTGAAAAAGCATGTAGCGCTGGATGCGGAATGCGGCGTGGAGAAAGGCGCCATTGCCGACAAGGTGCAGGAGAAGGACCTGCTGCAGGGGAAGGAGAGGAAAAAGCGGTCCAGTAAGCAGGAGGGGGAGACAAAGGTGGTCCTGAAGGTGGAAGGAGAGGGCAGGGGGAGGGCGGAAGTGGATGCCCTGAACCGACAGATCAAAGAGGAGATCACAGCGGGCAGCTCCTACAA AACTGAGTTTAAGGAGTACAAAGATGTGAAGCCAGTAAAGATGATTCGGGCAAAGTCTCAGTACCTGCCTCCAGATGAAAAGACAAGCTTAGAGACCAGCTACAGCGCCAACTTTAAGGGACAAGCTCCAGTCCAGGCCACTGACAACAAGGCCCAGGAAAGGAGGAGGATACGCAGTTTGTACAGCGAGCCCTACATAGATCCCAGCAAACAG GTTGGCAGGTATAGTGTCCCGCGCTCTAAACCTAAAAAGTCTGGAGCCCCCGCAGCAGGCCAGGGTAAACCAGTGAGGAAAGCCAAAGATAAGCAAAGCGCCACACTGAAGGGCTTCAAGAAGACGACCTCGGAGAACCAGCCAGAGAACCGGCCGGCAGTTGGGGACAAGGAGAAAA ATCATTATAGTAACGGGTGGGCAGAAGCATCCTCTTTCCTGTCTCCGCCATTTGATGCTACCCACCTCCCCCACTCTGCTCGCCTCCATCTCCAGGTTGCCATGGCTACTTGGCTGCCTAGCCAACCAATGGATGACTCTTGTTGCATGGGCCCATTTACAAGCACGTCTGAAGGGTTGGCTTTGATCAGCTGA
- the map6a gene encoding microtubule-associated protein 6 homolog isoform X1: MAWPCISRACCMARFWSQLDKADIAVPLVFTKYTDVSEMQHIQLQPPLHPPQARVAIETQPLRAETRTAKTTRGPRRCVSEERVCSSVMREDFKHWKVRPEPSCKPKNRYQEPETPFNSETQYQKDFKPWPIPKRYDHPWIPKPPPGEDQRPRHVKKHVALDAECGVEKGAIADKVQEKDLLQGKERKKRSSKQEGETKVVLKVEGEGRGRAEVDALNRQIKEEITAGSSYKTEFKEYKDVKPVKMIRAKSQYLPPDEKTSLETSYSANFKGQAPVQATDNKAQERRRIRSLYSEPYIDPSKQVGRYSVPRSKPKKSGAPAAGQGKPVRKAKDKQSATLKGFKKTTSENQPENRPAVGDKEKSKEINNKLAEAKEVVLKQYHYIQLCQPIRDIGWVQTLKQHLWGCALPNPRDSKDEVLRPSYHHSQGAAGGGSQPLLERSEPRRSSGVVRFALDVNQTE; the protein is encoded by the exons ATGGCGTGGCCGTGCATCAGCAGGGCGTGCTGCATGGCCCGCTTCTGGAGCCAGCTGGACAAGGCGGACATTGCAGTGCCTTTGGTCTTCACCAAGTACACGGACGTTTCGGAAATGCAGCACATCCAGCTGCAGCCGCCGCTCCATCCTCCCCAGGCCCGGGTCGCCATAGAAACGCAGCCGTTGCGTGCGGAAACCCGCACCGCGAAAACGACGCGCGGGCCGCGCAGGTGCGTCTCAGAGGAGCGCGTGTGCAGCTCGGTCATGCGCGAGGACTTCAAGCACTGGAAGGTGCGACCGGAACCGAGCTGCAAACCCAAGAACCGGTACCAGGAGCCGGAGACGCCGTTCAACAGCGAGACCCAGTACCAGAAGGACTTCAAGCCCTGGCCCATCCCGAAAAGGTACGACCACCCCTGGATACCCAAACCCCCACCGGGCGAGGACCAACGACCCAGGCACGTGAAAAAGCATGTAGCGCTGGATGCGGAATGCGGCGTGGAGAAAGGCGCCATTGCCGACAAGGTGCAGGAGAAGGACCTGCTGCAGGGGAAGGAGAGGAAAAAGCGGTCCAGTAAGCAGGAGGGGGAGACAAAGGTGGTCCTGAAGGTGGAAGGAGAGGGCAGGGGGAGGGCGGAAGTGGATGCCCTGAACCGACAGATCAAAGAGGAGATCACAGCGGGCAGCTCCTACAA AACTGAGTTTAAGGAGTACAAAGATGTGAAGCCAGTAAAGATGATTCGGGCAAAGTCTCAGTACCTGCCTCCAGATGAAAAGACAAGCTTAGAGACCAGCTACAGCGCCAACTTTAAGGGACAAGCTCCAGTCCAGGCCACTGACAACAAGGCCCAGGAAAGGAGGAGGATACGCAGTTTGTACAGCGAGCCCTACATAGATCCCAGCAAACAG GTTGGCAGGTATAGTGTCCCGCGCTCTAAACCTAAAAAGTCTGGAGCCCCCGCAGCAGGCCAGGGTAAACCAGTGAGGAAAGCCAAAGATAAGCAAAGCGCCACACTGAAGGGCTTCAAGAAGACGACCTCGGAGAACCAGCCAGAGAACCGGCCGGCAGTTGGGGACAAGGAGAAAAGTAAAGAGATCAACAACAAACTGGCTGAGGCAAAAGA GGTTGTGCTAAAACAGTACCACTACATTCAACTCTGCCAGCCAATCCGAGATATTGGCTGGGTGCAGACTCTAAAGCAACACCTGTGGGGCTGTGCACTACCCAATCCAAG AGATTCTAAAGACGAGGTTCTCCGACCCAGTTATCATCATTCCCAGggtgctgctggaggaggatcACAGCCACTGCTGGAAAGAAGCGAGCCTCGGAGGAGCAGCGGAGTCGTACGCTTTGCCCTAGATGTGAACCAGACTGAGTAG
- the map6a gene encoding microtubule-associated protein 6 isoform X3 — protein MAWPCISRACCMARFWSQLDKADIAVPLVFTKYTDVSEMQHIQLQPPLHPPQARVAIETQPLRAETRTAKTTRGPRRCVSEERVCSSVMREDFKHWKVRPEPSCKPKNRYQEPETPFNSETQYQKDFKPWPIPKRYDHPWIPKPPPGEDQRPRHVKKHVALDAECGVEKGAIADKVQEKDLLQGKERKKRSSKQEGETKVVLKVEGEGRGRAEVDALNRQIKEEITAGSSYKTEFKEYKDVKPVKMIRAKSQYLPPDEKTSLETSYSANFKGQAPVQATDNKAQERRRIRSLYSEPYIDPSKQVGRYSVPRSKPKKSGAPAAGQGKPVRKAKDKQSATLKGFKKTTSENQPENRPAVGDKEKSKEINNKLAEAKEDSKDEVLRPSYHHSQGAAGGGSQPLLERSEPRRSSGVVRFALDVNQTE, from the exons ATGGCGTGGCCGTGCATCAGCAGGGCGTGCTGCATGGCCCGCTTCTGGAGCCAGCTGGACAAGGCGGACATTGCAGTGCCTTTGGTCTTCACCAAGTACACGGACGTTTCGGAAATGCAGCACATCCAGCTGCAGCCGCCGCTCCATCCTCCCCAGGCCCGGGTCGCCATAGAAACGCAGCCGTTGCGTGCGGAAACCCGCACCGCGAAAACGACGCGCGGGCCGCGCAGGTGCGTCTCAGAGGAGCGCGTGTGCAGCTCGGTCATGCGCGAGGACTTCAAGCACTGGAAGGTGCGACCGGAACCGAGCTGCAAACCCAAGAACCGGTACCAGGAGCCGGAGACGCCGTTCAACAGCGAGACCCAGTACCAGAAGGACTTCAAGCCCTGGCCCATCCCGAAAAGGTACGACCACCCCTGGATACCCAAACCCCCACCGGGCGAGGACCAACGACCCAGGCACGTGAAAAAGCATGTAGCGCTGGATGCGGAATGCGGCGTGGAGAAAGGCGCCATTGCCGACAAGGTGCAGGAGAAGGACCTGCTGCAGGGGAAGGAGAGGAAAAAGCGGTCCAGTAAGCAGGAGGGGGAGACAAAGGTGGTCCTGAAGGTGGAAGGAGAGGGCAGGGGGAGGGCGGAAGTGGATGCCCTGAACCGACAGATCAAAGAGGAGATCACAGCGGGCAGCTCCTACAA AACTGAGTTTAAGGAGTACAAAGATGTGAAGCCAGTAAAGATGATTCGGGCAAAGTCTCAGTACCTGCCTCCAGATGAAAAGACAAGCTTAGAGACCAGCTACAGCGCCAACTTTAAGGGACAAGCTCCAGTCCAGGCCACTGACAACAAGGCCCAGGAAAGGAGGAGGATACGCAGTTTGTACAGCGAGCCCTACATAGATCCCAGCAAACAG GTTGGCAGGTATAGTGTCCCGCGCTCTAAACCTAAAAAGTCTGGAGCCCCCGCAGCAGGCCAGGGTAAACCAGTGAGGAAAGCCAAAGATAAGCAAAGCGCCACACTGAAGGGCTTCAAGAAGACGACCTCGGAGAACCAGCCAGAGAACCGGCCGGCAGTTGGGGACAAGGAGAAAAGTAAAGAGATCAACAACAAACTGGCTGAGGCAAAAGA AGATTCTAAAGACGAGGTTCTCCGACCCAGTTATCATCATTCCCAGggtgctgctggaggaggatcACAGCCACTGCTGGAAAGAAGCGAGCCTCGGAGGAGCAGCGGAGTCGTACGCTTTGCCCTAGATGTGAACCAGACTGAGTAG
- the map6a gene encoding microtubule-associated protein 6 isoform X5 has translation MAWPCISRACCMARFWSQLDKADIAVPLVFTKYTDVSEMQHIQLQPPLHPPQARVAIETQPLRAETRTAKTTRGPRRCVSEERVCSSVMREDFKHWKVRPEPSCKPKNRYQEPETPFNSETQYQKDFKPWPIPKRYDHPWIPKPPPGEDQRPRHVKKHVALDAECGVEKGAIADKVQEKDLLQGKERKKRSSKQEGETKVVLKVEGEGRGRAEVDALNRQIKEEITAGSSYKTEFKEYKDVKPVKMIRAKSQYLPPDEKTSLETSYSANFKGQAPVQATDNKAQERRRIRSLYSEPYIDPSKQVGRYSVPRSKPKKSGAPAAGQGKPVRKAKDKQSATLKGFKKTTSENQPENRPAVGDKEKSKEINNKLAEAKESL, from the exons ATGGCGTGGCCGTGCATCAGCAGGGCGTGCTGCATGGCCCGCTTCTGGAGCCAGCTGGACAAGGCGGACATTGCAGTGCCTTTGGTCTTCACCAAGTACACGGACGTTTCGGAAATGCAGCACATCCAGCTGCAGCCGCCGCTCCATCCTCCCCAGGCCCGGGTCGCCATAGAAACGCAGCCGTTGCGTGCGGAAACCCGCACCGCGAAAACGACGCGCGGGCCGCGCAGGTGCGTCTCAGAGGAGCGCGTGTGCAGCTCGGTCATGCGCGAGGACTTCAAGCACTGGAAGGTGCGACCGGAACCGAGCTGCAAACCCAAGAACCGGTACCAGGAGCCGGAGACGCCGTTCAACAGCGAGACCCAGTACCAGAAGGACTTCAAGCCCTGGCCCATCCCGAAAAGGTACGACCACCCCTGGATACCCAAACCCCCACCGGGCGAGGACCAACGACCCAGGCACGTGAAAAAGCATGTAGCGCTGGATGCGGAATGCGGCGTGGAGAAAGGCGCCATTGCCGACAAGGTGCAGGAGAAGGACCTGCTGCAGGGGAAGGAGAGGAAAAAGCGGTCCAGTAAGCAGGAGGGGGAGACAAAGGTGGTCCTGAAGGTGGAAGGAGAGGGCAGGGGGAGGGCGGAAGTGGATGCCCTGAACCGACAGATCAAAGAGGAGATCACAGCGGGCAGCTCCTACAA AACTGAGTTTAAGGAGTACAAAGATGTGAAGCCAGTAAAGATGATTCGGGCAAAGTCTCAGTACCTGCCTCCAGATGAAAAGACAAGCTTAGAGACCAGCTACAGCGCCAACTTTAAGGGACAAGCTCCAGTCCAGGCCACTGACAACAAGGCCCAGGAAAGGAGGAGGATACGCAGTTTGTACAGCGAGCCCTACATAGATCCCAGCAAACAG GTTGGCAGGTATAGTGTCCCGCGCTCTAAACCTAAAAAGTCTGGAGCCCCCGCAGCAGGCCAGGGTAAACCAGTGAGGAAAGCCAAAGATAAGCAAAGCGCCACACTGAAGGGCTTCAAGAAGACGACCTCGGAGAACCAGCCAGAGAACCGGCCGGCAGTTGGGGACAAGGAGAAAAGTAAAGAGATCAACAACAAACTGGCTGAGGCAAAAGA ATCATTATAG
- the map6a gene encoding microtubule-associated protein 6 isoform X4, with product MAWPCISRACCMARFWSQLDKADIAVPLVFTKYTDVSEMQHIQLQPPLHPPQARVAIETQPLRAETRTAKTTRGPRRCVSEERVCSSVMREDFKHWKVRPEPSCKPKNRYQEPETPFNSETQYQKDFKPWPIPKRYDHPWIPKPPPGEDQRPRHVKKHVALDAECGVEKGAIADKVQEKDLLQGKERKKRSSKQEGETKVVLKVEGEGRGRAEVDALNRQIKEEITAGSSYKTEFKEYKDVKPVKMIRAKSQYLPPDEKTSLETSYSANFKGQAPVQATDNKAQERRRIRSLYSEPYIDPSKQVGRYSVPRSKPKKSGAPAAGQGKPVRKAKDKQSATLKGFKKTTSENQPENRPAVGDKEKKILKTRFSDPVIIIPRVLLEEDHSHCWKEASLGGAAESYALP from the exons ATGGCGTGGCCGTGCATCAGCAGGGCGTGCTGCATGGCCCGCTTCTGGAGCCAGCTGGACAAGGCGGACATTGCAGTGCCTTTGGTCTTCACCAAGTACACGGACGTTTCGGAAATGCAGCACATCCAGCTGCAGCCGCCGCTCCATCCTCCCCAGGCCCGGGTCGCCATAGAAACGCAGCCGTTGCGTGCGGAAACCCGCACCGCGAAAACGACGCGCGGGCCGCGCAGGTGCGTCTCAGAGGAGCGCGTGTGCAGCTCGGTCATGCGCGAGGACTTCAAGCACTGGAAGGTGCGACCGGAACCGAGCTGCAAACCCAAGAACCGGTACCAGGAGCCGGAGACGCCGTTCAACAGCGAGACCCAGTACCAGAAGGACTTCAAGCCCTGGCCCATCCCGAAAAGGTACGACCACCCCTGGATACCCAAACCCCCACCGGGCGAGGACCAACGACCCAGGCACGTGAAAAAGCATGTAGCGCTGGATGCGGAATGCGGCGTGGAGAAAGGCGCCATTGCCGACAAGGTGCAGGAGAAGGACCTGCTGCAGGGGAAGGAGAGGAAAAAGCGGTCCAGTAAGCAGGAGGGGGAGACAAAGGTGGTCCTGAAGGTGGAAGGAGAGGGCAGGGGGAGGGCGGAAGTGGATGCCCTGAACCGACAGATCAAAGAGGAGATCACAGCGGGCAGCTCCTACAA AACTGAGTTTAAGGAGTACAAAGATGTGAAGCCAGTAAAGATGATTCGGGCAAAGTCTCAGTACCTGCCTCCAGATGAAAAGACAAGCTTAGAGACCAGCTACAGCGCCAACTTTAAGGGACAAGCTCCAGTCCAGGCCACTGACAACAAGGCCCAGGAAAGGAGGAGGATACGCAGTTTGTACAGCGAGCCCTACATAGATCCCAGCAAACAG GTTGGCAGGTATAGTGTCCCGCGCTCTAAACCTAAAAAGTCTGGAGCCCCCGCAGCAGGCCAGGGTAAACCAGTGAGGAAAGCCAAAGATAAGCAAAGCGCCACACTGAAGGGCTTCAAGAAGACGACCTCGGAGAACCAGCCAGAGAACCGGCCGGCAGTTGGGGACAAGGAGAAAA AGATTCTAAAGACGAGGTTCTCCGACCCAGTTATCATCATTCCCAGggtgctgctggaggaggatcACAGCCACTGCTGGAAAGAAGCGAGCCTCGGAGGAGCAGCGGAGTCGTACGCTTTGCCCTAG